A genomic region of Miscanthus floridulus cultivar M001 chromosome 3, ASM1932011v1, whole genome shotgun sequence contains the following coding sequences:
- the LOC136545548 gene encoding cadmium/zinc-transporting ATPase HMA3-like, which yields MGGGDSPAKAPEAAALEERLLPPAAAARSGDAGAGSGKGGKWEKTYLDVLGVCCSAEVALVERLLKPIDGVRAVTVVVPSRTVVVEHDPAAVSQSHIVKVLNKAGLEASVRAYGSSSGVVARWPSPYVVASGALLLASLLAPLLPPLRWLALAAACAGAPPMLLRALAAGLALDINALMLVAVAGAAALGNYAEAGAIVFLFTAAEWLETLACTKASAGMSSLMSMVPPRVVLAETGEVVSVRDVGVGTVVAVRAGEVVPVDGVVVDGQSEVDESSLTGESFPVPKLPPSEVWAGTMNLDGYIAVRTTALADNSTVARMQRLVEAAQNSRSKTQRLVDSCAKYYTPAVVVLAASVALVPPLLSRAQDLKRWFQLALVVLVSACPCALVLSTPIATFCALLRAARMGVLIKGGDVLESLGEIRVAAFDKTGTITKGEFSIDGFHVVGDKVDMSQLLYWVSSIESKSSHPMATALVEYSQSKSIQPKPENVTEFRIYPGEGISGAINGRQIFIGNRRIMARPSCYTGPEMDDHKGASIGYVIVDGDLVGAFSLSDDCRTGAAEAIRELRSMGIKSVMLTGDSRAAATRAQRQLGGVLEELHSELLPADKVGLVGDLKARVGPTLMVGDGMNDAPALAMADVGVSMGLSGSAAAMETSHATLMSSNILRVPAAVALGRRTRATITANVLISMGAKAAVLALAVAWRPMLWAAVLADVGTCLLVVLHSMLLLREPGSWGRGGEPEACRAMARSLAMRSQLARASNSAPESAQEPGGGPKAGCHCCQKPSEPFEQEHTAVVIGIPAPSAEHPDVVVDVAAPTAKLVLLPPR from the exons ATGGGGGGTGGCGACAGCCCGGCAAAGGCGCCTGAAGCTGCCGCGCTCGAGGAGAGGCTgctgccgccggcggcggcggcgaggagcggAGATGCTGGCGCCGGCAGCGGGAAGGGGGGCAAGTGGGAGAAGACTTACCTGGACGTGCTGGGCGTGTGCTGCTCCGCGGAGGTCGCGCTCGTGGAGCGGCTCCTGAAGCCGATCGACGGCGTGAGGGCGGTCACCGTCGTCGTCCCCTCCCGCACCGTCGTCGTCGAGCACGACCCCGCCGCCGTCTCCCAGTCCCACATCG TGAAGGTTCTCAACAAGGCGGGGCTGGAGGCCTCCGTGCGCGCGtacggcagcagcagcggcgtcGTCGCGCGCTGGCCCAGCCCGTACGTCGTCGCCAGCGGCGCGCTCCTCCTGGCGTCCCTGCTCGCGCCGCTGCTCCCTCCGCTGCGCTGGCTCGCTCTGGCGGCGGCCTGCGCGGGCGCGCCGCCGATGCTGCTCAGGGCGCTCGCCGCGGGGCTCGCCCTGGACATCAACGCGCTCATGCTCGTCGCCGTGGCCGGCGCCGCGGCGCTCGGGAACTACGCGGAGGCCGGCGCCATCGTGTTCCTCTTCACCGCCGCGGAGTGGCTGGAGACGCTGGCGTGCACCAAGGCCAGCGCCGGGATGTCGTCGCTCATGAGCATGGTCCCGCCCAGGGTCGTGCTCGCCGAGACCGGGGAGGTCGTCAGCGTGCGCGACGTCGGGGTGGGCACCGTCGTCGCGGTTAGGGCCGGGGAGGTCGTGCCCGTCGACGGCGTGGTGGTCGACGGGCAGAGCGAGGTCGACGAGAGCAGCCTCACCGGCGAGTCCTTCCCCGTGCCCAAGCTGCCGCCGTCCGAGGTCTGGGCCGGCACCATGAACCTGGACG GTTACATAGCCGTGAGGACAACAGCTCTGGCCGACAACTCGACAGTGGCCAGGATGCAGAGGCTTGTGGAGGCGGCGCAGAACAGCCGGTCCAAGACGCAGCGGCTGGTCGATTCATGCGCAAAGTACTACACCCCAG CTGTGGTTGTTCTTGCAGCAAGCGTGGCGCTTGTCCCGCCGCTGCTGTCCCGAGCACAAGACCTGAAACGGTGGTTTCAGCTAGCCTTGGTCGTGCTGGTGAGCGCGTGCCCCTGCGCGCTGGTGCTGTCGACGCCGATCGCCACGTTCTGCGCGCTCCTGCGGGCGGCGAGGATGGGGGTTCTCATCAAGGGCGGGGACGTTCTTGAATCGCTGGGCGAGATCAGGGTCGCGGCGTTCGACAAGACAGGGACCATCACCAAAGGGGAGTTCAGCATCGATGGGTTCCATGTGGTTGGGGACAAGGTTGATATGAGCCAGCTTCTTTACTG GGTGTCAAGCATTGAGAGCAAATCAAGCCACCCAATGGCGACGGCACTTGTCGAGTACTCCCAGTCCAAATCCATCCAACCCAAGCCGGAAAACGTGACTGAATTCCGTATCTACCCTGGGGAGGGCATCTCCGGAGCGATAAATGGAAGACAGATCTTCATTGGAAACAGAAGGATCATGGCAAGGCCCTCATGTTACACAG GTCCGGAAATGGACGATCACAAAGGCGCGTCGATCGGGTATGTGATCGTCGACGGCGATCTCGTGGGGGCGTTTTCGCTCTCCGACGACTGTAGGACGGGCGCGGCAGAAGCGATCCGGGAGCTGAGATCAATGGGCATCAAGTCGGTGATGCTCACAGGGGACAGCAGGGCGGCGGCCACGCGGGCACAGCGGCAGCTCGGAGGCGTCCTGGAGGAGCTCCACTCCGAGCTCCTCCCGGCGGACAAGGTCGGGCTGGTCGGCGACCTCAAGGCGAGGGTCGGGCCAACGCTGATGGTCGGCGACGGCATGAATGACGCCCCggcgctggccatggcggacgtgggcGTCTCCATGGGCCTCTCGGGCTCGGCGGCCGCCATGGAGACCAGCCACGCCACGCTTATGTCCAGCAACATCCTCAGGGTGCCCGCGGCCGTCGCGCTCGGACGGCGCACCCGCGCGACCATCACCGCCAATGTGCTCATCTCCATGGGCGCCAAGGCCGCCGTCCTCGCGCTGGCCGTCGCGTGGCGCCCTATGCTGTGGGCGGCCGTGCTCGCGGACGTCGGCACATGCCTGCTCGTCGTGCTGCACAGCATGCTGCTGCTGCGggagccgggcagctgggggagGGGTGGGGAGCCCGAGGCGTGCCGCGCGATGGCGAGGTCGCTGGCGATGAGGTCCCAGCTCGCCAGAGCATCGAACAGCGCGCCCGAAAGCGCTCAGGAACCAGGCGGTGGGCCTAAAGCAGGCTGCCATTGCTGTCAGAAGCCAAGCGAGCCGTTTGAGCAGGAGCACACTGCGGTCGTGATCGGCATACCGGCACCGTCCGCTGAGCATCCTGATGTAGTGGTGGATGTTGCAGCGCCGACCGCGAAGCTTGTGCTGCTCCCACCACGGTGA